One Candidatus Thorarchaeota archaeon genomic region harbors:
- a CDS encoding flagellar hook-basal body complex protein: VMTSQDGFPAGTLVSFGVGTDGVITGAFSNGLTRPLGQVALATFTNPEGLVGGVNNLFHVGPNSGQPVITAPETLGAGRVLGGSLELSNVDLTREFIGLITATTGFSAAGRVISTSNDLLNELLTIAR, translated from the coding sequence GGTCATGACTTCGCAGGACGGCTTCCCCGCCGGAACGCTGGTCAGCTTCGGGGTGGGCACCGACGGGGTCATCACCGGGGCGTTCAGCAACGGCCTGACCCGACCGCTGGGTCAGGTGGCACTGGCCACCTTCACCAACCCCGAGGGTCTGGTAGGGGGGGTGAACAACCTGTTCCACGTCGGCCCCAATTCCGGCCAGCCGGTGATAACCGCCCCCGAGACCCTGGGAGCGGGGCGGGTACTGGGCGGCTCGCTGGAGCTGAGCAACGTGGACCTGACCCGCGAGTTTATCGGACTTATCACCGCGACCACCGGTTTTTCGGCGGCCGGACGGGTGATCTCCACCTCCAACGATCTGCTCAATGAATTGCTCACCATAGCCCGATAA